From the Pseudodesulfovibrio indicus genome, the window GGCCTCGAAGTGGCCGTGTCCAACCGGACGCGGGCCAAGGGCGAGTCCCTGGCCGCCGACTTCGCCGTGCCCTGCGTGGACTGGGACGAGCGCATGGACAACGGCTGGGGGCTGGTCTGCAACACCACCCCGCTCGGCATGTCCGGCGACCTGGCCGACAGGACGCCCTTCGACCCCGCCCGGCTGGGACCGGACGGCGTGGCCTACGACATCGTGTACAATCCCCTGAAGACCCGGTTCCTGGCCGAGGCCGAAGCCGCCGGGCGCAGGACGATCTCCGGACTGGAGATGTTCCTGCATCAGGGGCTGGCCCAGTTCCGGCTGTGGACCGGACGGGACATGGACGAGGACGGCGCGCGCACCCTGCTGCTCGCCGCCCTCGCCGGATAACCAAACATTGGAGGGAGCTCCCTTGAAACGTCTTTCCCTGGCTCTTTCGGCACTGGTTCTGGCCCTCGGGCTCTTCCTGACCCTCGCCCCCACGGCCCAGGCCGGGCCGAACCCGGTGGTGGTCATGGAGACCTCCATGGGCCGCATCATGATCATGCTCTATCCCGCCGACGCGCCCAAGACCGTGGCCAATTTCCTGAAATACGTGGAGGCGGGCTTCTACGACAACACCATCTTCCACCGCGTGATCCGCCAGCGCAAGCGGGGCGGCGAGGACGACACGGCCATGAACATCGTCCAGGGCGGCGGCTACACCTTCCCGGCCAAACGCAAGAGCCCGCTCTATCCGCCCATCCCCAACGAGGCCTCCACCGGACTGATGAACACCAAGGGGACCATCTCCATGGCCCGGACCGATGTCCCGGATTCAGCCACCAGCGAATTCTTCTTCAACGTGGAGGACAACCCTCCCTTCGACTACCGCCAGTCCGCCGCCGTCGTGGGCGCGGGCACCTTCTCCAGCAGCGTCTCCGCCGGGTACTGCGCCTTCGGCAAGGTCATCCGGGGCATGGACGTGATCGAGAAGATCAGCGAGGTGCGCACCGCGCGATCGGGCCTCATGCAAGACGTGCCCGTGGACCCGGTGTTCATCAAGAAGGCCTACAAGGCCAATTAGCCGCGCTGCGGACGGCGCGCCCCAAGACTCGAAAACACGACCCCCCGCCTGCGGTGCGCAGGCGGGGGGTCGCATTTTCCGAGACAGCCGCCCGGAAGCGGTTGGCGGGCGGGCCTACAGGTTGCAGGAATCCCCGGCGCACTCCAGGAACAGATCCCAGAGGGAATTGAGCTCAACCACCACGTTGGCCGAAGCCGTGTCCAGCACCGCCGAGGTGATGCCCAGCCGCTTGACCACGTTGTTGGAGACCTCGTAGTTCAGGCCGTCCGCGCCCAGCCCCACGCCGATCATCTTGGCCAGCACGTTGCCCACGTGGACCAGGTCCAGGACCAGGTCCTCGCCCTCGAACGCGTCGGGGCGCAGGTGATGGCGGACCACCCGGGTGATGGGCTCGGGCAACCCCCAGCGGGAGAGCAGCAACCCGCCCACCTCGGCGTGGCTGATGCCCAGCACGGCCTCCTCGGCCCGGTCGAAGGGCAACCCCTCGTCGAACACCATCCGCAGGATCTCGCGCAGGTCCACCTGGACGAACGCGCCCAGCAGGAGCTTGCCGATGCCGGACAGCAGCCCGGCGGTATAGACGTGCTCCGGCGCGTCGAGCCCCAGCGCACGGGCCAGCTCGCGCGAGGCGATGGCCACGGTGGTGGAGTGCTGCAGGAACATGGACGGGGCCTGGTCGTACCCCGCGATGACGTTGACGTAATAGGGGGCCACGCCGGTGGAGACGAAGAACCGCAGGACATCCGGGGAATGCAGTGCGGCCATGGCCCGGCGGGCGGTCAGCACGGGCTCGCCCCCGGTCAGGGTCGAGGCGTTGACCACCTTGAGCAGATTCGCGGTCAGGCCCGGGTCGTGCTCGATGATCCGTTCCAGGTGGCGGAAGTCCACCTCCTGGTCCTCCATGAGCGCCCCGGCCTTGCGCACGCAGGTCGGCATGGCCACCACCTTGTTGCAGGCGGCCAGGATTTCGTCGCGTCGGGTCATAGGTCTTTCTCCTTCCCCATTGACCTCACTACCACACGACCGGTGTCGAGGTACAGAAAGAGTGTGCGGGGAATGGTGCCGCCTACGTCCACGGCGTCGAGCTTCCGGTTGTTGCGCTCCATGAGGGTCTGCAACGCGTTGAAATTTCTCAGCCCGGTGTCGAACAACCGGTCCTTGCGCATGTTCGCGCCGCCCGCGACCTTGAAGACCAGCCGCTCCTTTCTCGCGCCCAGGTCCACCAGCCGCCGTACGGTCATGGCCACGCCCGTGGTCACGAACATGAACGGGTTCTGGCGCGCCTTCTCCCTGGCCGCCGCCGCCGAAGGCAGCAGGCAATGGACCATGCCGCCGATCCGCTCCTTGGGGTCATAGATCGCCACGCCGAGACAGGAGCCGAGCGAGTAGGTCACGATGACGTCCCCGGGATTCCGGGAGAGTTTCATGTCGGAAATGCCGACGACGAGCGTGTTGTTCATGTTGAGGCTCTCTTATATTGGGCATGCGCAAGAGTAAAGCTCATCCTCTGCCCTTGCATTCACCCCGTCCTTGGCCGATACTTCGGACATGAGCGACAGCAATCACTGGGCCGTGCTGGCCGACATCCATGGAAACTCGCTGGCCCTTGCCGCCGTGCTGGACCATGCCCGCAAGCGCGGGCTGACGCGGTTCGTCAACCTCGGCGACACCTTTTACGGCCCCCTGGACCCCGCCGGTACATGGGCCATACTCCGCGACCTGGACATGCCCGCCGTGCTCGGCAACCAGGACCGCATCCTGTTGGAGGCGACCCCGCAGACCGCGTCCGTGCGCGCGGCGATCGGCCCTGACGGGCTGGCCTGGCTGGCCGGGTTGCCCGGGACCCTGCGCCCGGAGGAGGACGTCCTGCTCTGCCACGGCACCCCCCGCGACGACGCGACCTACCTGCTGGAAGACGTGACCACCGGACTGCCCGCGCCGCGCGCCGAAGCGGCCATCCTGGACGACCTGCTGCCCGAGGCGGCGAACTGCTCCCTGGTCCTGGCCGGACACAGCCACCACGCAGGACTGGCAATGGCCGGCGGGATCACCGTGGTCAACCCCGGCAGTGTGGGGCTGCCCGCCTACGATGACGACAATCCGCCCCACATCATGGCCTCGGGTTCGCCCAGAGCGGCCTACGCCGTGCTGACACGGGCGCCCGGCGGGTGGGAAGCGGACTTCATAGAGGTTGAATATGATTGGGAATCCGTTGCCAACCTGGCCAGGCGGAACGGACGCGAGGATTGGGCGCGCTGGCTGGCCACCGGCATGGCCTGATGCGCCGCACCGGCCCGGCAACCGGGTTGCGCCCTTTTTTTCTGGACTTTTTTTAGATTCTTCTGGAAAATACGGACCTACTGTCCGTTCCATCACCGTGTCCCGAGAACGGCGTCAGCGGGCCTGGACCAGCCCCAAAACGGTCGAACGAGCCATGAAGCAGCCCAACGCCGCGCACACCAACATCCTGTTCGCCCTGGCGCTCTGCGCCCTGGCGGTGCTGCTTCTGTACCCCTCTCCCGCCCCTGCGGCTTCGGCCCAATCCTATTTCACCGAAGGCCACGCCGCGTTCCACGCCCTGCTCAAGAACAGCCGCAAGGCCAAGTACCGCTCCAACTGGGAAAAGGTCGAAAAGGACTTCACGCGCTGCCTCAAGGCGTCGCCCAACGGCCCGTACGCGCCCAAGGCCCTGTACTACATCGGCCGGGTATATGAGGAACTGGGCGCGCGCAGCGGGCTGAAATCCGATTTCCGGCGCGCCGTGGACTACTACGGCCGGGTATTGGCGCGCTACGAGCGCCACGGCTGGGCCGACGACTGCCTGTACCGGCGGGCCGACATCTACGCCCGGCGGCTCAACGAGACAGACCCCGCCCGGCTCGACCTGGCGTCCATCATCGTCGAATACCCGCGCTCGGACATGCGGGCCAAGGCCGAGGCCATGCTCAAGCGGCTCGGCAAATACGACTGGGCCATCGCCCAGGTTTCGGGCTCGGCCCAGGCCAGCGGCCCGGCTGCGGCCCCGGCCGCCAAGCCCGTGCGCCAGCAGCCCCTGGCCTCCAAGGCGTCCGATCCGTCCGGCATGGCCCATCTGGACGTGGTCCGGTTCACCTCCAGCGACGAGTACACCCGCGTGGTCCTGGAACTGGACGCCCAGGTCAAGTACCGCTACCAGGTGCTCGGTCCCAACACGGACGTGAACCGCCCGCACCGGCTCTACATCGACATCCAGGACGCGCGGCTCGGCCACGACGTGACCGCATCCACCACGGTGGCGGACGGCATCCTGCGCTCCATCCGCACCGGCCAGTATTCCAAGGACACCACCCGCGTGGTCCTCGATTTCCTGGACATGCAGGACTACAAGATCTTTCCGCTCCAGAACCCCTACCGCATCGTCGTCGACGTGTACGCGCCCGACGGCTCCGCCCCGGCCACAACCCGGGCGTCCCTTGGGCCCAGGGTGGAAGAGCCGCACCACACCACGGCGGACTCCACCTACCGCCCGCCCAGCGGGAGCAAGCAGATGGCCGGGAGCCTGCTGGAGCAGCTCGGCCTGACGGTCAAGACGATCATGATCGACGCCGGACACGGCGGCAAGGACCCCGGCGCGGTGGCCAACGGCATGCGCGAGAAGGACATCAACCTGAAGTTCGCCAAGCTGCTGGGCAAGAAGTTCGAGGCGCAGGGATTCCATGTTCTCTACACCCGGACCACGGACGTCTTCATCCCCCTGGAGAAGCGCACGGCCATGGCCAACGTGCAGAAGGCGGACCTGTTCCTGTCCATCCACTGCAACGCCAACCGCAGCCGCAAGATCAACGGGCTGGAGACCTACAGCCTGAACCTGGCCAAGTCCGACGCCGCCGTGCGCATCGCGGCCCGCGAAAACGCCGTGGACCCGCGCGCCATTTCGGACCTCCAGTTCATCCTCACGGACCTGATGGTCAACTCCAAGATCAAGGAGTCCCGCGACCTGGCCTCGGACGTGCAGTCCAACACCATCAACCGCATCCGTAAGAAGTACACGGTCAAGAACCAGGGCACCCGCGAAGCCCCCTTCTACGTCCTCATGG encodes:
- a CDS encoding peptidylprolyl isomerase, with the translated sequence MKRLSLALSALVLALGLFLTLAPTAQAGPNPVVVMETSMGRIMIMLYPADAPKTVANFLKYVEAGFYDNTIFHRVIRQRKRGGEDDTAMNIVQGGGYTFPAKRKSPLYPPIPNEASTGLMNTKGTISMARTDVPDSATSEFFFNVEDNPPFDYRQSAAVVGAGTFSSSVSAGYCAFGKVIRGMDVIEKISEVRTARSGLMQDVPVDPVFIKKAYKAN
- a CDS encoding HDOD domain-containing protein, with the protein product MTRRDEILAACNKVVAMPTCVRKAGALMEDQEVDFRHLERIIEHDPGLTANLLKVVNASTLTGGEPVLTARRAMAALHSPDVLRFFVSTGVAPYYVNVIAGYDQAPSMFLQHSTTVAIASRELARALGLDAPEHVYTAGLLSGIGKLLLGAFVQVDLREILRMVFDEGLPFDRAEEAVLGISHAEVGGLLLSRWGLPEPITRVVRHHLRPDAFEGEDLVLDLVHVGNVLAKMIGVGLGADGLNYEVSNNVVKRLGITSAVLDTASANVVVELNSLWDLFLECAGDSCNL
- a CDS encoding chemotaxis protein CheD, encoding MNNTLVVGISDMKLSRNPGDVIVTYSLGSCLGVAIYDPKERIGGMVHCLLPSAAAAREKARQNPFMFVTTGVAMTVRRLVDLGARKERLVFKVAGGANMRKDRLFDTGLRNFNALQTLMERNNRKLDAVDVGGTIPRTLFLYLDTGRVVVRSMGKEKDL
- a CDS encoding metallophosphoesterase family protein — translated: MSDSNHWAVLADIHGNSLALAAVLDHARKRGLTRFVNLGDTFYGPLDPAGTWAILRDLDMPAVLGNQDRILLEATPQTASVRAAIGPDGLAWLAGLPGTLRPEEDVLLCHGTPRDDATYLLEDVTTGLPAPRAEAAILDDLLPEAANCSLVLAGHSHHAGLAMAGGITVVNPGSVGLPAYDDDNPPHIMASGSPRAAYAVLTRAPGGWEADFIEVEYDWESVANLARRNGREDWARWLATGMA
- a CDS encoding N-acetylmuramoyl-L-alanine amidase, whose product is MKQPNAAHTNILFALALCALAVLLLYPSPAPAASAQSYFTEGHAAFHALLKNSRKAKYRSNWEKVEKDFTRCLKASPNGPYAPKALYYIGRVYEELGARSGLKSDFRRAVDYYGRVLARYERHGWADDCLYRRADIYARRLNETDPARLDLASIIVEYPRSDMRAKAEAMLKRLGKYDWAIAQVSGSAQASGPAAAPAAKPVRQQPLASKASDPSGMAHLDVVRFTSSDEYTRVVLELDAQVKYRYQVLGPNTDVNRPHRLYIDIQDARLGHDVTASTTVADGILRSIRTGQYSKDTTRVVLDFLDMQDYKIFPLQNPYRIVVDVYAPDGSAPATTRASLGPRVEEPHHTTADSTYRPPSGSKQMAGSLLEQLGLTVKTIMIDAGHGGKDPGAVANGMREKDINLKFAKLLGKKFEAQGFHVLYTRTTDVFIPLEKRTAMANVQKADLFLSIHCNANRSRKINGLETYSLNLAKSDAAVRIAARENAVDPRAISDLQFILTDLMVNSKIKESRDLASDVQSNTINRIRKKYTVKNQGTREAPFYVLMGAKMPSVLVEIGYITNKTEASRLSSDSYLDHLSNGIVEGVLAYKGKIERYAMN